A single Pseudobdellovibrionaceae bacterium DNA region contains:
- a CDS encoding glycerol-3-phosphate dehydrogenase/oxidase, translated as MKSFSAATRQSNIQAMKQQKFDLAIIGGGITGAGVARDAASRGMKVALIEANDFAFGTSSRSSKLVHGGYRYLENLEFGLVFEALSERRLLFSMAPHLVHPLRFIFPIYEDSRLGMNKMGLGMLLYDTLALFETPQMHERLGPSTTLSRLPFLRDQGLVGSYAYSDAYMDDDRLVVETLRSATDWGALCANYTKAVGARFEGDQVKAIDCEDLESGERFEIQAQHFVSTVGPWTDRVGQSLLGTWQKLMRPSKGIHLTLPRDRVPVSSAVVMGADKQKRIVFLIPRHEMVIVGTTDTDFPDDPGEVCTKKEDVRYLLRILDEYFPGAKLTEGDVISSYAGVRPLVHDDSLSESGTSREHLIHHDERNVTFVTGGKYTTYRHMSEQAVDAVLGFFSIEDRVRFARNRTKEPLNPLVTLEAYWKNERLVPRYQAQTGIGYEQIKLLLDRHGLEAEQLMEIYLNLAETPDPWERYWQAEALFAMENTMCLHLADFYLRRSPLFLADRGRGAKFLSCLNATFATQYGWNDAKQKEERDRLMAHVRRELAWMESIPVFE; from the coding sequence ATGAAATCTTTTTCTGCTGCAACTCGACAAAGCAACATCCAGGCAATGAAGCAACAGAAGTTTGACCTGGCGATTATTGGAGGTGGTATCACAGGCGCGGGTGTTGCTCGTGATGCCGCTTCTCGGGGGATGAAGGTTGCTCTCATCGAGGCCAACGACTTTGCTTTTGGCACAAGTTCGCGATCGAGCAAGCTGGTTCATGGAGGCTATCGTTACTTAGAGAACCTTGAGTTTGGTTTGGTATTCGAGGCCCTGTCAGAGCGCCGGCTACTTTTCTCAATGGCCCCCCATCTCGTACATCCGTTGAGGTTTATTTTTCCGATCTATGAAGACAGTCGGTTGGGTATGAACAAAATGGGTCTGGGTATGTTGTTGTACGACACCTTGGCCTTGTTTGAAACGCCCCAGATGCATGAACGGCTGGGGCCATCTACCACCCTCAGTCGTCTGCCCTTTTTGCGGGACCAGGGTTTGGTTGGATCTTATGCTTACTCAGACGCCTACATGGACGATGACCGCCTGGTTGTGGAAACTCTTAGGTCAGCGACAGACTGGGGAGCGCTTTGTGCCAACTACACGAAGGCTGTTGGGGCCCGTTTCGAGGGTGATCAAGTCAAGGCCATTGACTGTGAAGACCTTGAAAGTGGAGAGAGATTTGAAATCCAAGCTCAGCATTTTGTGAGTACGGTCGGTCCCTGGACGGACCGGGTGGGACAAAGTCTGCTGGGCACATGGCAAAAACTTATGCGCCCATCAAAGGGGATTCACTTGACTCTGCCTCGTGATCGAGTCCCTGTGTCGAGCGCCGTGGTCATGGGTGCGGACAAACAGAAGCGAATAGTCTTTCTGATTCCACGCCATGAAATGGTCATTGTCGGCACTACTGATACGGACTTTCCCGATGACCCGGGCGAGGTCTGCACAAAAAAGGAAGATGTTAGGTATTTGCTACGTATCTTAGACGAGTATTTTCCTGGTGCAAAGTTAACGGAAGGTGACGTCATTAGTAGTTACGCCGGTGTTCGGCCCCTGGTTCACGATGATTCATTGAGTGAGAGTGGGACCAGCCGAGAGCACCTGATCCATCATGATGAGCGCAATGTGACTTTTGTTACAGGTGGTAAATACACCACCTACCGACATATGTCCGAGCAGGCCGTTGATGCAGTATTGGGATTCTTTTCCATTGAGGATCGAGTACGGTTTGCGCGCAATCGTACCAAGGAGCCTTTAAATCCACTCGTGACTTTGGAAGCCTATTGGAAAAACGAAAGACTTGTTCCTCGCTACCAGGCACAAACCGGTATTGGGTATGAGCAAATCAAGCTTCTGCTGGATAGACATGGGCTAGAGGCAGAGCAGCTGATGGAAATTTACCTGAACCTGGCTGAAACTCCGGATCCCTGGGAGCGGTACTGGCAAGCCGAGGCATTGTTTGCCATGGAAAACACAATGTGTCTCCACCTGGCTGACTTTTACCTGCGTCGCAGCCCCTTGTTTTTGGCAGATCGGGGTCGGGGGGCAAAATTTCTTTCTTGCCTCAACGCCACGTTCGCGACCCAATATGGCTGGAATGATGCGAAGCAAAAAGAGGAGCGTGATCGGTTGATGGCCCATGTGCGTCGAGAGCTGGCCTGGATGGAATCAATTCCGGTTTTTGAGTGA
- a CDS encoding rod shape-determining protein: MGFLDKVSEYFSNDIAIDLGTANTLVYARGRGIILDEPSVVAVQKNYRGLQNRVLAVGKEAKEMLGRTPGSIVAIRPIKDGVIADFEVTQSMLKYFINKSTGTRKSLVRPRIIIAVPYGITQVEKRAVKESAHSAGAREVYLIEEPMAASIGAGLPITEPTGNMVVDMGGGTTGVAVISLGGIVYCKSIKVAGDKFDEAIINYVRRQFNLLIGERTAEEIKIKIGNAYPFEDERVLEIKGRDLVAGAPKTIEITSSQVNDALMDPLSEVVDAVRTALEKTPPELASDIVDNGIVLTGGGALLANLDVLLRERTGLPVSIAEDPLSCVVLGSGKVLDELDLLKQLTVD, translated from the coding sequence ATGGGTTTTTTGGATAAAGTCTCTGAGTATTTTTCGAACGACATTGCAATTGATTTGGGAACGGCGAACACCCTGGTTTATGCCCGCGGGCGGGGAATCATCTTGGATGAGCCCTCAGTGGTTGCAGTTCAGAAGAACTACCGCGGTTTGCAGAATCGGGTTTTGGCCGTAGGTAAAGAGGCCAAGGAAATGCTCGGTCGTACGCCTGGCAGTATCGTAGCAATTCGGCCGATTAAAGACGGTGTGATTGCGGACTTCGAAGTCACTCAATCAATGTTGAAATACTTTATCAACAAATCAACGGGAACGCGTAAAAGTCTGGTGCGACCGCGGATCATTATCGCTGTTCCTTATGGCATCACTCAGGTGGAAAAACGAGCCGTGAAGGAATCGGCTCACTCAGCCGGAGCTCGCGAAGTTTATTTGATCGAAGAGCCGATGGCTGCATCGATTGGCGCGGGCCTACCGATTACCGAGCCTACCGGAAACATGGTTGTCGATATGGGTGGTGGAACCACAGGCGTAGCTGTAATTTCACTAGGCGGAATTGTTTATTGTAAGTCGATCAAGGTTGCTGGCGACAAATTTGACGAAGCCATTATCAACTACGTTCGTCGTCAGTTTAACTTGTTGATCGGTGAAAGAACGGCTGAAGAGATCAAGATCAAAATTGGTAACGCTTATCCATTTGAAGACGAGCGTGTGCTTGAAATCAAGGGCCGTGATTTGGTGGCTGGGGCACCAAAAACCATTGAGATCACATCCTCCCAGGTCAACGATGCCTTGATGGATCCCCTGAGTGAGGTGGTTGATGCCGTGAGGACAGCTCTGGAAAAAACCCCCCCAGAATTGGCTTCGGACATTGTTGATAATGGGATTGTCCTGACGGGTGGTGGAGCCCTCTTGGCTAACCTGGATGTTCTTCTGCGCGAGCGTACCGGTTTGCCAGTCTCAATTGCTGAAGACCCATTGTCTTGTGTGGTGCTTGGTTCTGGTAAGGTCTTGGATGAGCTGGATTTGCTCAAGCAACTAACTGTGGACTAA
- a CDS encoding two-component sensor histidine kinase, protein MNQKRRKPKKSLRTLLMLWFLLFSVVPLAFITGYSLVKYEQAIDQELSQRLKANSREIGVIISDFETGLLSQARQLANDSNLIFHMSKNGFSAARQLAQERMRSHYAHRLWLHNREGRLEVALYRDEDGKIQRRPNIEGGPVELKGEFLDRVKEKDELTLVDFRSQKDGEGRVVTQSVDLTVFLKLKNSKGRTVGYLEEVISLDEGFRSGLKNRLNLEVFFFEKQGEEVFSSHTDLRFYKANFFRDYLDDTTSAYFDLVIQDVPYGFRIHPVYWGDTEFYIGLGASKSASRAILQNVNYAFFSVVGAIILLLVVLSVISSKIMLRPLYELLNALQSMDVNKGKIEIQNAGETELGLLAESFNEMSQRVYRAQQDLKGKVEELEQANAEIRETQARLVHTAKMASLGQLVAGIAHELNNPIGFIYSNMSHLDDYSNKLVGLVQLADKSPNKLKAEMEKVDFDYIVEDLPKLIRSCEDGARRTRDIVLGLRSFSRLEEAQIKEVDVREGLEDTLKLLTGEFKNRIKIVKNFSEVPNINCYPSQLNQVFMNILSNAGQAIEGEGEITIETGTVGSDKVFVIIRDSGKGMAQSTIDQIFDPFFTTKSLGKGTGLGLSISYGIVEKHGGEIQVESELGKGTQFKIILPVAGPA, encoded by the coding sequence ATGAATCAAAAAAGACGGAAGCCCAAAAAATCTCTCCGTACTCTGTTGATGTTATGGTTTTTGTTGTTTTCCGTAGTGCCCCTGGCGTTTATCACCGGATACAGCCTTGTAAAATACGAACAGGCCATCGATCAGGAGTTGAGTCAGCGCCTAAAGGCAAACAGCCGTGAAATCGGTGTCATTATTAGTGACTTCGAAACCGGCCTGCTGAGTCAGGCGCGCCAACTGGCTAACGACAGCAATCTGATCTTTCATATGTCGAAAAATGGCTTTTCTGCCGCCCGTCAGCTGGCCCAGGAAAGAATGCGCTCTCACTATGCTCACCGCTTGTGGTTACACAACCGAGAAGGTCGTCTGGAAGTTGCTTTATACCGAGACGAGGACGGCAAGATCCAGCGTCGACCGAACATCGAGGGTGGACCTGTCGAACTAAAAGGCGAATTCTTGGATCGGGTCAAAGAAAAGGATGAGCTCACCCTGGTCGATTTTCGCTCGCAAAAAGACGGTGAAGGGCGGGTTGTTACCCAGAGTGTGGATCTTACGGTATTTCTCAAACTGAAGAACTCCAAGGGCAGGACGGTTGGATACTTGGAGGAAGTGATTTCTTTGGATGAGGGATTTCGCTCGGGATTAAAAAACCGTCTCAATCTGGAGGTATTCTTTTTCGAAAAACAGGGAGAGGAAGTCTTTTCGAGTCACACGGACCTGCGTTTTTACAAGGCGAACTTCTTTCGCGACTACCTGGACGATACGACCTCTGCCTATTTTGATCTGGTGATTCAGGACGTGCCCTATGGGTTTCGTATTCATCCAGTCTACTGGGGGGACACAGAATTTTACATCGGCCTTGGCGCATCCAAGAGTGCTTCGCGGGCAATTCTGCAAAATGTGAACTATGCTTTCTTCTCGGTCGTCGGGGCGATCATTCTTCTCCTGGTCGTACTCAGCGTTATTTCTTCAAAAATCATGCTCCGCCCCCTCTACGAGTTACTCAATGCTCTGCAATCTATGGATGTCAATAAAGGGAAAATTGAAATTCAAAATGCGGGTGAGACAGAGTTGGGTCTGTTGGCCGAGAGTTTTAATGAAATGTCACAACGGGTTTATCGAGCCCAGCAGGACCTAAAGGGCAAGGTAGAGGAGTTGGAACAGGCAAATGCAGAAATTCGCGAAACTCAGGCGCGATTGGTCCATACTGCCAAGATGGCCAGTCTTGGTCAGCTTGTCGCCGGCATCGCACACGAGCTGAACAATCCCATTGGATTTATCTACAGCAACATGAGTCACCTAGACGACTACTCTAACAAACTGGTCGGTCTTGTTCAGTTGGCTGATAAATCACCGAACAAATTGAAGGCGGAAATGGAAAAGGTCGATTTCGACTACATTGTTGAGGATCTCCCAAAACTCATTCGCTCCTGTGAGGATGGGGCCCGCCGGACTCGCGACATTGTTCTTGGTCTGCGCAGTTTTTCCCGCTTGGAGGAGGCGCAGATCAAGGAGGTGGACGTCAGAGAAGGGCTTGAAGATACTCTCAAACTATTGACCGGAGAATTCAAAAATCGCATCAAGATTGTTAAGAATTTTTCGGAAGTTCCCAATATCAATTGCTATCCTAGTCAGCTCAATCAGGTTTTTATGAACATACTCTCCAATGCCGGTCAGGCCATCGAAGGGGAGGGGGAAATCACCATTGAAACTGGCACTGTCGGTAGTGATAAAGTCTTCGTGATTATCCGCGACTCAGGCAAGGGGATGGCTCAGTCGACGATAGATCAAATTTTCGACCCATTCTTTACCACCAAGTCTCTTGGCAAGGGAACAGGCCTGGGCTTGAGTATCTCCTACGGCATTGTTGAAAAACACGGTGGTGAAATCCAGGTTGAATCCGAGCTTGGGAAGGGCACTCAGTTTAAAATAATTCTGCCTGTGGCAGGGCCTGCCTGA
- a CDS encoding JAB domain-containing protein, with amino-acid sequence MEITSSHSAAQFLRPMMNSSIEEFWALALSSTKSVISARCLFRGTVDACMVHPRDIFRFACMANASAILVAHNHPSGDPIPSDEDIRLTHRLRRASQLMEIPLVDHLIITNREYTSFLEERWFKPRK; translated from the coding sequence ATGGAAATCACCTCAAGCCACAGTGCAGCCCAATTTTTGCGACCTATGATGAATTCGTCGATTGAGGAGTTTTGGGCCCTTGCCCTAAGCTCAACCAAGTCCGTAATATCGGCCCGGTGCCTGTTTCGTGGGACGGTCGACGCCTGCATGGTTCACCCGAGGGACATCTTTCGCTTTGCCTGCATGGCGAATGCCTCAGCCATCTTAGTTGCCCACAATCATCCAAGTGGCGACCCCATTCCCTCAGATGAAGATATCCGACTCACCCATCGGCTGCGACGGGCCAGCCAACTCATGGAGATTCCCCTGGTCGATCACCTAATTATCACCAACCGGGAATACACCAGTTTTCTCGAAGAACGGTGGTTTAAACCTCGTAAGTGA
- the lpoB gene encoding penicillin-binding protein activator LpoB, producing the protein MKTTFGIFLAAVSLVALSSCGPKAFVKGDYDEDVNQTNLLNDQWSESDMQNAVRDLVSSATGHYSISSAKRPPIVMVTKLQNKTSEHIDTQNIMDMVRVELSRGGRVAFVDKAAREDIKDEYEYQNSGMVGRETKKGPGGQIGADFIINGRLDSIVQQAGKDKTVYYKITLNMTNLKTGIIVWSDYKQIRKKFRKQRVGL; encoded by the coding sequence ATGAAAACAACATTTGGAATTTTTTTGGCGGCAGTATCTTTAGTGGCTTTGTCATCTTGTGGTCCCAAAGCTTTTGTAAAGGGTGATTATGATGAGGACGTCAATCAGACAAACCTGCTTAACGATCAATGGTCGGAGTCTGATATGCAGAATGCGGTCCGCGACCTGGTCTCCAGTGCCACCGGTCACTATTCAATCTCCAGCGCCAAAAGGCCTCCGATTGTCATGGTTACCAAGCTGCAAAATAAAACCAGCGAGCATATCGACACCCAGAACATTATGGATATGGTTCGCGTAGAGCTGTCCAGAGGTGGTCGGGTTGCCTTTGTCGACAAAGCAGCGCGTGAGGACATCAAGGATGAGTATGAGTATCAAAACTCCGGTATGGTGGGGCGTGAAACCAAAAAGGGACCTGGCGGTCAAATTGGTGCCGACTTCATCATCAACGGTCGCTTGGACTCCATTGTTCAGCAGGCTGGAAAAGATAAGACGGTCTACTACAAAATTACACTGAATATGACCAACCTGAAGACTGGAATCATTGTCTGGTCTGACTACAAACAGATTCGCAAGAAGTTCAGAAAGCAACGCGTAGGTCTGTAA
- a CDS encoding polyhydroxyalkanoate synthesis regulator DNA-binding domain-containing protein translates to MSNKANARTKIIKRYQNRKLYDTQQSCYVTLDDIAKMIRNSEDVMVIDNKTKNDITAATLTQIIFEAEKKASQYAPLFTLREIIQNGNGSISAYLAKLGAFPKDYAQTQPAPVVAEKVEPAESARASHEDIKQSLEERVATAAHAATESSSFGGANEVTPDLPNSNKSLNN, encoded by the coding sequence ATGTCTAACAAAGCGAACGCAAGGACAAAGATCATTAAGCGGTACCAAAACCGTAAGCTCTACGACACTCAGCAGAGCTGCTACGTCACTTTGGACGATATCGCAAAAATGATTCGGAATAGCGAAGATGTCATGGTCATCGACAACAAGACCAAGAACGACATCACAGCAGCAACTCTGACACAGATCATCTTTGAAGCTGAGAAGAAGGCTTCTCAGTACGCTCCGCTGTTCACACTGCGTGAAATTATTCAAAATGGAAACGGAAGCATTTCTGCTTATCTGGCCAAGTTGGGTGCATTTCCTAAGGATTATGCTCAAACCCAACCTGCACCGGTTGTAGCTGAGAAAGTTGAGCCGGCTGAGTCCGCTCGCGCATCTCATGAGGACATTAAGCAGTCCTTGGAAGAGCGCGTTGCCACAGCTGCTCACGCCGCTACTGAAAGCAGTTCTTTTGGCGGTGCCAATGAGGTCACTCCTGACCTTCCCAACTCCAACAAGAGCCTGAACAACTAA
- a CDS encoding tetratricopeptide repeat protein — MATGRQIATLGAIAMLAVSCGSLQRRGDEGNYKNSALSNLNPAPEAFQPPDMVDAENPVIDSVYLQSQSDYHYTMGESYSLEGNSEKAIEEFKLTLIYDPNSVMVRLRLSVEYVRQGLLSEAIEQAELAVKMDPKSSEGRLLLGGLYSSLKMYEVALKQYQTILEFEPKNEEARIYIGAILAEQKKFEESIQMFEELAKISDREKKFQAYYYIGRIRAEQGGQEHQAEAEKAFTKALSLNPKDPESVLALAKLYEVQEKPKKLLKLLESFQERFGPHPRVAQQLSNIYLENDNYKGAVKQLEYMEGFEPDDLSVKFRLGLLYVEMKDYEMAIDKFEKLLELEPESDRTRFYLGAVYEELKQFDQAVFHFKKVPASSSFFVDANIHSAYLLKLQSKFDESIEVMESAISQRDDVPQFYAFYASLLDDKRAYTKAVKMLTGAVEKFPTHTQLLFFLGSMHDRLGNFNETVSNMKKVIEIDGGHVQALNYLAYTYAEQNINLVEAEGLARKALGFQPKDGYILDTVGWVLFKQDRVAEAIPYLEAAYRVKSTESIIAEHLGDAYYKYELVDKARKMYLKAVDSETDEHKIRQIQDKIVAIDRQIEESKTRTPASSSSSSKTHAK, encoded by the coding sequence ATGGCCACGGGTAGACAGATTGCAACATTAGGTGCCATCGCCATGTTGGCGGTGTCCTGTGGAAGCTTGCAGCGTCGGGGAGATGAGGGGAACTACAAGAACTCCGCACTCTCCAACCTCAATCCCGCACCCGAAGCCTTTCAGCCTCCCGATATGGTCGATGCAGAAAACCCGGTTATCGATTCCGTCTATTTGCAAAGCCAATCGGATTACCATTACACGATGGGCGAGTCCTATAGTCTTGAGGGGAACTCCGAAAAGGCCATTGAGGAGTTCAAGCTCACATTGATCTATGATCCCAACTCAGTCATGGTGCGCTTGCGACTGTCTGTTGAGTATGTTCGTCAGGGGCTTTTGAGTGAGGCCATTGAACAGGCTGAGTTGGCGGTCAAAATGGATCCCAAGAGCTCAGAGGGACGCCTATTGCTTGGAGGACTCTACTCCTCGCTAAAAATGTACGAGGTGGCCCTCAAGCAGTATCAGACTATTCTGGAATTTGAGCCGAAAAACGAAGAGGCCAGAATATACATTGGTGCCATTCTAGCCGAGCAAAAGAAATTCGAAGAGTCGATCCAAATGTTTGAGGAGTTAGCCAAGATATCTGATCGAGAAAAGAAGTTTCAGGCCTACTACTATATCGGTCGCATCCGGGCCGAGCAGGGTGGACAGGAGCATCAGGCAGAGGCTGAGAAGGCATTTACCAAAGCTTTGAGTTTAAACCCCAAGGACCCCGAGTCGGTGCTGGCTCTGGCCAAGCTCTACGAGGTTCAGGAAAAACCTAAGAAGCTCTTAAAACTTTTGGAGTCCTTTCAGGAGCGTTTTGGTCCCCATCCAAGGGTGGCTCAACAGTTGAGCAATATCTATTTGGAAAACGATAACTATAAAGGGGCGGTCAAGCAGCTTGAGTATATGGAAGGATTTGAGCCAGACGATCTTAGTGTCAAATTCCGTCTTGGCCTTCTTTATGTCGAAATGAAAGACTACGAGATGGCCATCGACAAATTTGAAAAGCTCTTGGAGCTGGAGCCGGAGTCTGATCGTACCCGATTCTATTTGGGAGCCGTTTACGAGGAGCTGAAGCAGTTTGACCAGGCGGTTTTTCACTTTAAAAAGGTGCCGGCTTCTAGCAGTTTTTTCGTCGATGCGAACATTCACTCAGCCTATCTGTTAAAACTTCAATCCAAATTTGATGAATCAATAGAGGTGATGGAGTCGGCAATCTCCCAGCGAGACGACGTGCCTCAATTCTACGCATTTTACGCGTCCCTTCTCGATGACAAGAGAGCCTACACCAAGGCAGTGAAAATGCTGACGGGTGCAGTTGAGAAGTTTCCAACCCATACCCAGCTGCTGTTTTTTCTGGGTTCCATGCACGACCGGCTAGGCAACTTCAACGAGACAGTCAGCAACATGAAAAAAGTTATTGAGATAGATGGCGGCCACGTGCAGGCTCTGAATTACCTGGCTTACACCTATGCCGAGCAAAACATTAACCTCGTGGAGGCTGAGGGCTTGGCGCGCAAGGCCCTGGGCTTCCAGCCCAAAGACGGGTATATCCTCGACACGGTAGGATGGGTATTGTTTAAGCAAGATCGCGTTGCCGAGGCGATTCCCTATCTGGAAGCCGCCTATCGAGTGAAGTCGACGGAAAGCATTATTGCCGAACACCTAGGAGATGCCTATTATAAGTACGAGCTGGTAGATAAGGCTCGTAAGATGTATCTCAAGGCGGTGGATAGTGAAACGGACGAGCACAAGATTAGACAGATTCAAGACAAGATCGTTGCGATTGATCGGCAAATTGAGGAGTCCAAAACCAGAACACCGGCATCTTCTTCCTCATCATCAAAGACTCACGCAAAATAG